The Oreochromis niloticus isolate F11D_XX linkage group LG15, O_niloticus_UMD_NMBU, whole genome shotgun sequence genome includes a region encoding these proteins:
- the insm1a gene encoding insulinoma-associated protein 1a yields MPRGFLVKRNKKTNPVSYRVRSEDEETEQTAADAPPLLPPSSSSSSAPLVSIPVRARTPTPTCGAAATAPEPDAKPVQFGNPEAVYQALYSPTRPVSHEHERSYSEARFSLGSPVSAESFPTPAAITALDHLFAPVDLKIGSSNSSRPESSSSSAGTLPAVATGGSKRCANDAERKGKPPSKKTKAIRKLHFEDDVTTSPVLGLKIKEAPVDQKPPRAPPAGGDHVPLGEFVCQLCREAYADPFALAQHKCSRIVRVEYRCPECDKVFSCPANLASHRRWHKPKPQNTPSDKVSASKTASDEAKDSSDRDTPSPEPSESGSEDGLYDCSQCGKRFKRQAYLRKHLASQHGSPKAAEEEDTAACEQSAAPLNLSASCCHLCPVCGENFTSRGSQERHIRLLHSSQVYSCKYCPAVFYSSPGLTRHINKCHPSENRQVILLQMPLRPAC; encoded by the coding sequence ATGCCCAGAGGATTCCTGGTAAAAAGGAACAAGAAAACCAACCCGGTGTCCTACCGGGTCCGCTCTGAGGACGAAGAAACGGAGCAAACGGCGGCAGATGCTCCGCCGCTGCTGccgccctcctcctcctcctcttcagcgCCTCTTGTCTCCATCCCGGTGCGCGCGCGGACGCCTACGCCCACCTGCGGGGCGGCGGCCACGGCTCCGGAGCCGGATGCTAAGCCCGTGCAGTTTGGGAACCCGGAGGCGGTGTATCAGGCCCTGTACAGCCCCACCCGCCCCGTCAGCCACGAGCACGAACGCTCCTACTCCGAGGCCCGCTTCAGCCTCGGCTCGCCGGTTTCCGCGGAGTCTTTCCCCACACCGGCAGCCATCACCGCCCTGGATCACCTCTTCGCCCCGGTGGACCTGAAGATCGGCTCCAGCAACAGCAGCCGCCCCGAGAGCAGCTCGTCATCCGCCGGGACGCTCCCCGCCGTTGCAACCGGCGGCTCCAAGCGCTGCGCCAACGACGCCGAGCGCAAAGGCAAGCCGCCGTCCAAGAAAACCAAAGCCATCCGCAAACTGCACTTTGAGGATGATGTCACTACGTCTCCGGTTCTCGGGCTGAAGATTAAAGAGGCACCGGTGGACCAGAAACCTCCCCGAGCGCCACCGGCCGGAGGAGACCACGTCCCGCTGGGGGAGTTTGTGTGCCAGCTGTGCCGGGAGGCGTACGCAGACCCGTTCGCTTTGGCGCAGCACAAATGCTCCAGGATAGTCCGGGTTGAGTATCGGTGTCCCGAGTGTGACAAGGTGTTCAGCTGCCCAGCCAACCTCGCCTCCCATCGGCGCTGGCACAAACCGAAGCCACAAAATACGCCGAGCGACAAGGTGTCCGCGTCGAAGACGGCCTCGGATGAAGCAAAGGATTCTAGTGACAGGGACACACCCAGCCCCGAGCCGTCCGAGTCTGGTTCAGAGGACGGACTGTACGACTGCAGTCAGTGCGGGAAGAGGTTTAAGCGCCAAGCCTACCTGCGGAAACACCTGGCGTCGCAGCACGGGTCCCCAAAAGCGGCGGAGGAAGAGGACACGGCGGCCTGCGAGCAGAGCGCGGCGCCGCTCAACCTGAGCGCCTCCTGCTGCCACCTGTGCCCCGTGTGTGGGGAGAACTTCACCAGCAGAGGCAGCCAGGAGCGGCACATCCGCCTGCTGCATTCCTCAC